From Acidipropionibacterium acidipropionici, one genomic window encodes:
- the prmC gene encoding peptide chain release factor N(5)-glutamine methyltransferase, with protein MTGPDVVGRQPGVAGLLGLGSRRLAGTGSPTPAADARVLLCHALDTEPSRLILAPPPDPEQVSRYRELIAARAAGTPVQYLTGEAWFRSERIEVGPGVFIPRPETELLVGEAVAEAAARVAAGESPTVIDLCTGSGAMAAALAREVPGARVHAVEADPDALVWARRNLAGCAVTLHEGDAVRLPEGMDGLVDIVMTNPPYLPLTGGEPASRQVVETEPGPALFSGEDGLDLLRDLVPHAAALLRRGGLFCFEHDPSQEASAPGLLAADGRWEQIEDHRDLAGRSRYVTARTS; from the coding sequence GTGACCGGCCCCGACGTCGTCGGGCGGCAGCCCGGGGTGGCCGGTCTGCTGGGTCTGGGATCCCGTCGGCTAGCCGGCACCGGATCACCGACTCCCGCCGCCGACGCCAGAGTCCTGCTCTGCCACGCCCTGGACACCGAACCATCCCGCCTGATCCTCGCCCCTCCCCCCGATCCCGAACAGGTGAGCCGTTACCGCGAGCTCATCGCCGCCCGTGCCGCGGGAACGCCGGTGCAGTACCTCACCGGGGAGGCGTGGTTCAGGTCCGAGCGCATCGAGGTGGGGCCCGGGGTCTTCATCCCGCGGCCCGAGACGGAGCTGCTGGTCGGCGAGGCGGTGGCCGAGGCCGCCGCCCGGGTGGCGGCGGGGGAGTCCCCGACGGTGATCGACCTGTGCACGGGTTCGGGTGCGATGGCCGCCGCGCTGGCCCGTGAGGTGCCAGGTGCCCGGGTGCATGCCGTGGAGGCCGATCCCGATGCCCTGGTCTGGGCCCGCCGCAACCTTGCGGGATGCGCGGTGACCCTTCATGAGGGGGACGCCGTCAGGCTGCCCGAGGGCATGGACGGCCTGGTCGACATCGTCATGACCAACCCCCCCTACCTGCCCCTGACCGGCGGGGAGCCGGCCAGCCGCCAGGTCGTCGAGACCGAACCCGGGCCGGCGCTGTTCTCCGGGGAGGACGGGCTGGATCTGCTGCGCGATCTGGTGCCGCACGCGGCCGCTCTGCTGCGCCGCGGCGGCCTGTTCTGCTTCGAGCACGATCCGAGCCAGGAGGCCTCGGCCCCCGGGCTGTTGGCGGCAGACGGCCGTTGGGAGCAGATCGAGGACCATCGGGACCTGGCCGGGCGCTCGCGATACGTCACGGCCCGCACGAGCTGA
- a CDS encoding homoserine dehydrogenase, with the protein MDEDQALLTPEAGETTTPLRVALLGCGVVGSQVARMILSRADDVAARVGRPVELAGIAVAHPDRPRARLPQDLFTADAEALVARDDVDIVVEVIGGIEPAYPLIMSAIEHGSSVVTANKALLAAHGHEIYAAADVHGVDVYYEAAVAGAIPIVRPLRESLVGDEIRRVMGIVNGTTNYILDKMTSEGVDFETALAEAQRLGYAESDPTADVEGYDAAAKAAILASLAFHTRIRGSQVHREGITGITPEDIEAARGMGCVIKLLAICEMEPEGVSARVHPALVPEDHPLGGIRGANNAIFVEAREAGHLMFMGPGAGGSPTASAVMGDLVTVARNRARGVAGPAQAIFGDVPVAEMGTVHTRFQLSIQVRDEPGILQQVAAIFASHGVSLQTVQQSALEGAGKEDGWSATLRMVLHETRESDFETCLDELTRSPIVNGQPRFIRVEGM; encoded by the coding sequence ATGGATGAGGACCAGGCCCTGCTCACCCCCGAGGCCGGGGAGACGACCACGCCGCTGCGGGTCGCACTGCTCGGCTGCGGAGTGGTCGGTTCCCAGGTGGCGCGGATGATCCTGTCGAGGGCCGACGACGTGGCCGCCAGGGTGGGTCGCCCCGTGGAGCTGGCCGGGATCGCCGTGGCCCACCCCGACCGTCCCCGGGCCCGGCTGCCACAGGACCTCTTCACCGCCGACGCCGAAGCCCTCGTGGCCCGCGACGACGTCGACATCGTCGTGGAGGTGATCGGCGGCATCGAGCCCGCCTACCCCCTCATCATGAGCGCCATCGAGCACGGGTCCTCGGTGGTCACCGCCAACAAGGCGCTGCTGGCCGCCCACGGCCACGAGATCTATGCGGCCGCCGATGTCCACGGCGTGGACGTCTACTACGAGGCGGCGGTCGCCGGGGCGATCCCCATCGTGCGTCCACTGCGCGAGTCCCTGGTGGGCGACGAGATCCGCCGGGTGATGGGCATCGTCAACGGCACCACGAACTACATCCTCGACAAGATGACCTCGGAGGGGGTGGACTTCGAGACCGCCCTGGCCGAGGCTCAGCGTCTGGGCTATGCCGAGTCCGACCCGACCGCCGACGTCGAGGGCTACGACGCCGCCGCCAAGGCGGCGATCCTCGCCTCGCTGGCCTTCCACACCCGGATCCGGGGCTCCCAGGTGCACCGGGAGGGGATCACCGGGATCACCCCCGAGGACATCGAGGCCGCCCGCGGCATGGGCTGCGTCATCAAGCTGCTCGCCATCTGCGAGATGGAGCCCGAGGGGGTCTCCGCGAGGGTCCATCCGGCCCTGGTGCCCGAGGACCACCCGCTGGGCGGTATCCGCGGCGCCAACAACGCCATCTTCGTGGAGGCCCGCGAGGCCGGTCACCTCATGTTCATGGGCCCGGGGGCGGGGGGCTCCCCGACCGCCTCGGCGGTGATGGGAGATCTCGTGACGGTGGCCCGCAACCGCGCCCGCGGCGTCGCCGGCCCGGCCCAGGCGATCTTCGGGGACGTCCCGGTGGCCGAGATGGGCACCGTGCACACCCGATTCCAGCTGAGCATCCAGGTGCGCGACGAGCCGGGCATCCTTCAGCAGGTGGCGGCCATCTTCGCCAGCCACGGCGTCTCCCTCCAGACCGTTCAGCAGTCCGCCCTGGAGGGCGCCGGCAAGGAGGACGGATGGTCGGCCACCCTGCGGATGGTCCTCCACGAGACCCGGGAGTCCGATTTCGAGACCTGCCTGGACGAGCTGACCCGCTCCCCGATCGTCAACGGGCAGCCCCGGTTCATCCGGGTCGAGGGGATGTGA
- the lysA gene encoding diaminopimelate decarboxylase: MTHMHVAGSVHADVASAGPQWLAVPTDVNELDRRLWSTTVERQEEGPLSIGGVDVVDLAGQLGTPLYVIDEADFRTRARAFRDAFAGWDVYYAGKAFITRALAGWVDEEGLFLDVCTEGELCTALEGGFDAARIGMHGNNKSVRELEMALRAGVGRIIVDSLDEIDRIETLCREHETRARVMVRVTPGVEAHTHEYIATAHEDQKFGFSIANGAAMVAMVRCHASPVIDLLGIHSHIGSQIFDTGGFEVAARRTMKLLTQFRQATGTVLPELDLGGGFGIAYTSQDSPSAPEALAADLREIVETEARAHQMPVPHTSIEPGRAIVGPAGTAIYTVGTVKPVDLDGGAQRVYVSVDGGMSDNIRPALYAAEYSATLANRVSDRGPVLCRVVGKHCEGGDILVRDEYLPADIRPGDLLAVPASGAYSRSMASNYNHVPRPPVIAVNGAEWSTLLRRETLDDLLALDQGPVVGDPR, from the coding sequence ATGACCCATATGCATGTGGCGGGATCTGTTCATGCCGATGTCGCCTCCGCCGGCCCCCAGTGGCTGGCCGTCCCGACCGACGTCAACGAGCTCGACCGCAGATTGTGGAGTACGACGGTGGAGCGGCAGGAGGAGGGCCCGCTGAGCATCGGCGGGGTCGACGTCGTCGATCTCGCCGGTCAGCTGGGCACCCCGTTGTACGTCATCGACGAGGCCGACTTCCGCACCAGGGCGCGGGCCTTCCGCGACGCCTTCGCCGGATGGGACGTCTACTACGCCGGGAAGGCCTTCATCACCCGCGCGCTGGCCGGATGGGTCGACGAGGAGGGGCTCTTCCTGGACGTGTGCACCGAGGGGGAGCTGTGCACCGCCCTGGAGGGCGGTTTCGACGCGGCCAGGATCGGGATGCACGGCAACAACAAGTCCGTGCGCGAGCTGGAGATGGCGCTGCGGGCAGGGGTGGGCCGGATCATCGTCGACTCCCTCGACGAGATCGACCGGATCGAGACGCTGTGCCGCGAGCACGAGACCCGGGCCCGTGTGATGGTGCGGGTCACCCCGGGTGTGGAGGCCCACACGCACGAGTACATCGCCACCGCCCACGAGGACCAGAAGTTCGGCTTCTCGATCGCCAACGGGGCCGCGATGGTCGCCATGGTGCGCTGCCACGCCAGCCCGGTGATCGACCTGCTCGGCATCCACTCCCACATCGGCTCGCAGATCTTCGACACCGGCGGCTTCGAGGTCGCCGCCAGGCGCACCATGAAGCTGCTCACCCAGTTCCGCCAGGCCACCGGCACGGTGCTTCCCGAGCTCGATCTGGGCGGCGGATTCGGCATCGCCTACACCTCGCAGGACTCTCCTTCGGCCCCCGAGGCGCTGGCCGCCGATCTGCGCGAGATCGTGGAGACCGAGGCGCGCGCCCATCAGATGCCGGTGCCCCACACCTCGATCGAGCCGGGCCGGGCGATTGTCGGACCGGCGGGGACGGCGATCTACACCGTCGGCACCGTCAAGCCGGTGGATTTGGACGGCGGCGCCCAGCGCGTCTACGTCTCGGTGGACGGCGGGATGAGCGACAACATCCGTCCCGCCCTCTACGCCGCGGAGTACTCCGCCACCCTGGCCAATCGCGTCTCGGACCGCGGCCCGGTGCTGTGCCGGGTGGTCGGCAAGCACTGCGAGGGTGGCGACATCCTGGTCCGCGACGAGTACCTGCCCGCCGACATCCGGCCCGGGGATCTGCTGGCGGTGCCGGCCTCGGGGGCCTACTCCCGGTCGATGGCCAGCAACTACAACCACGTCCCACGGCCGCCGGTGATCGCGGTCAATGGGGCAGAATGGTCCACACTGCTGCGTCGGGAGACCCTGGACGACCTCCTCGCCCTGGATCAGGGGCCGGTGGTCGGAGATCCGAGATGA
- the rho gene encoding transcription termination factor Rho, protein MTSSTQNGGSTGDLSSKLLPELRSIGTQMGIKGARTMRKADLVSAIKAGGFVQASARSGEPRSRRAPRAAAATDTATPPKAENSTAPKADNNAAPKAESRTAPTADNNAAPASRNQEELPTGSGQAETSRPSRARGTDQDRPRRRNNAQPRSEDAAQAGAGEDRSESQHGGPNHQDSTHQESNRNRRRRNQPRHNFDEAVAESPSAEVNDEVGARLEALSQQAGHQGGGESRRSEGRTESRSEPRHEDLGGTGSDDDFGNGRRSRRRRQRDRQNRRNKRGPEQRYSGNDSDPNVREDDVLVPCSGILDIRDQYAFVRTSGYLPGPNDAYVSMNMVRKHGLRRGDVVTGALRAKREGERREKFAPLVRLDTVNGVDPEQMRSRAEFSKLTPLYPQERLRLETDAKNMTGRIIDLVSPIGKGQRGLIVSPPKAGKTMIMQSIANSITRNNPEVHLMVVLVDERPEEVTDFERTVSGEVIASTFDRPADDHTQLSELAIERAKRLVELGHDVVVLLDGITRLGRAYNLAAPASGRILSGGVDSAALYPPKKFFGAARNIENGGSLTILATALVETGSKMDEVIFEEFKGTGNSELRLRREFANKRLFPAIDVDASGTRREELLLSREETAIMWKLRRVLSGLDGSQALEMMLSKLRKTQTNLEFLYAISKTTPSAD, encoded by the coding sequence GTGACCAGTTCCACCCAGAACGGCGGATCCACCGGGGATCTGTCGAGCAAGCTTCTGCCCGAACTGCGGTCCATCGGGACCCAGATGGGCATCAAGGGTGCCAGGACGATGAGGAAGGCCGATCTCGTCTCGGCCATCAAGGCCGGTGGCTTCGTGCAGGCCTCCGCCCGCTCCGGCGAGCCGCGCTCCAGGCGGGCGCCGAGGGCCGCTGCCGCCACAGACACCGCCACCCCGCCGAAGGCCGAGAACAGCACCGCGCCGAAGGCCGACAACAACGCCGCGCCGAAGGCCGAGAGCAGGACCGCGCCGACGGCCGACAACAACGCCGCACCGGCTTCGAGGAACCAGGAGGAGCTGCCGACCGGATCGGGCCAGGCCGAGACCTCGCGCCCCTCCCGGGCCCGCGGGACGGACCAGGACCGGCCGCGCCGTCGCAACAATGCTCAGCCGCGTTCCGAGGACGCCGCGCAGGCCGGAGCCGGCGAGGACCGCTCCGAGAGCCAGCACGGTGGGCCCAACCACCAGGACTCGACCCATCAGGAGTCGAACCGCAACCGGCGCCGTCGCAACCAGCCGCGTCACAATTTCGACGAGGCCGTGGCCGAGTCCCCCTCGGCCGAGGTGAACGACGAGGTCGGCGCCCGCCTGGAGGCGCTCTCCCAGCAGGCCGGCCACCAGGGCGGGGGAGAGAGCCGACGCTCCGAGGGCCGCACCGAGTCGCGCAGCGAGCCCCGTCATGAGGATCTCGGCGGCACGGGTTCCGATGACGACTTCGGCAATGGTCGCAGGTCCCGCAGGCGCCGTCAGCGCGACCGCCAGAACCGCCGCAACAAGCGCGGTCCGGAGCAGCGCTACTCCGGGAACGACTCGGACCCCAATGTCCGCGAGGACGACGTCCTGGTGCCCTGCTCGGGCATCCTCGACATCCGCGACCAGTACGCCTTCGTGCGCACCAGCGGATACCTGCCCGGCCCCAACGACGCCTACGTCTCGATGAACATGGTCCGCAAGCACGGGCTGCGCAGGGGAGACGTGGTCACCGGTGCGCTGCGTGCCAAGCGCGAGGGGGAGAGGCGTGAGAAGTTCGCCCCCCTGGTGCGCCTGGACACGGTCAACGGCGTCGATCCCGAGCAGATGCGCAGTCGCGCCGAGTTCTCCAAGCTGACCCCGCTGTACCCCCAGGAGAGGCTGCGTCTGGAGACCGACGCGAAGAACATGACCGGCCGGATCATCGACCTGGTCAGTCCGATCGGCAAGGGCCAGCGCGGCCTCATCGTCTCTCCGCCCAAGGCGGGCAAGACGATGATCATGCAGTCGATCGCCAACTCGATCACCCGGAACAATCCGGAGGTCCATCTCATGGTGGTCCTGGTCGACGAGCGTCCCGAGGAGGTCACCGACTTCGAGCGGACCGTCTCCGGGGAGGTCATCGCCTCCACCTTCGACCGTCCCGCCGACGACCACACCCAGCTCTCCGAGCTGGCCATCGAGAGGGCCAAGAGGCTCGTCGAGCTCGGTCACGACGTGGTGGTCCTGCTGGACGGCATCACCCGTCTTGGGCGCGCCTACAACCTGGCGGCACCGGCCTCGGGACGGATCCTGTCGGGCGGCGTGGACTCCGCGGCCCTCTACCCGCCGAAGAAGTTCTTCGGCGCCGCCCGCAACATCGAGAACGGCGGTTCGCTGACCATCCTGGCCACCGCCCTGGTGGAGACCGGGTCGAAGATGGACGAGGTGATCTTCGAGGAGTTCAAGGGGACGGGCAACTCGGAGCTGCGGCTGCGCCGCGAGTTCGCCAACAAGCGCCTCTTCCCGGCCATCGACGTGGACGCCTCCGGCACCCGCCGCGAGGAGCTGCTGCTGTCGCGCGAGGAGACCGCGATCATGTGGAAGCTGCGCCGGGTGCTCTCGGGGCTCGACGGCTCCCAGGCCCTTGAGATGATGCTGTCCAAGCTGCGCAAGACCCAGACGAATCTGGAGTTCCTCTACGCGATCTCGAAGACCACCCCCTCGGCCGACTGA
- a CDS encoding glycosyltransferase family 87 protein: MPDRQVITPPRNARADFLAASGIIALWAITRMLMLRIFTLPNSNYIVGDVNYYKWWLTSSQLPVSQILQEYPVPVIWGMKLLVWASGGQGATYFLPLFAVTMMTLDAVMTLALWRAGHRFGTVWWVLFVFALGPIMWFRFDMVPAVCMGLATLWYRRHPAACGAAIAVGASIKLWPALLILPMIGRNRPATRRLVSFAVTGGFLALASLVTTSWSRLVSPLTWQSDRGLQIESVPASIPMIQRLFESAGEHVVAMSRFNAYEITGPGVSLWTALSSLLMAVAVGVAVILGVTSWQRDGLSHRTVALASTVIIGALIVSNKTLSPQYFVWWGAAMAVLLDGFSGEPEAPEASLIRVRRTGAVAAGALFLTGVLTQCVYPLSYGHVIGTPPQGWAISLLVARNAMALLTVAVAGIALRRSLADTRPLPEPVADTLPEKIGNAARSL; encoded by the coding sequence GTGCCAGACCGCCAGGTGATCACGCCTCCCCGAAACGCCCGTGCCGACTTCCTGGCGGCGTCCGGGATCATCGCGCTGTGGGCGATCACCCGGATGCTCATGCTGCGGATCTTCACACTTCCGAACAGCAACTACATCGTCGGCGACGTCAACTACTACAAGTGGTGGCTCACCTCCTCCCAGCTGCCGGTCTCCCAGATCCTCCAGGAGTACCCGGTCCCGGTGATCTGGGGCATGAAGCTGCTGGTGTGGGCGTCGGGCGGACAGGGGGCGACGTATTTCCTGCCCCTCTTCGCCGTGACGATGATGACCCTGGACGCCGTCATGACGCTGGCCCTGTGGCGCGCCGGCCACCGCTTCGGGACCGTCTGGTGGGTGCTCTTCGTCTTCGCCCTGGGGCCGATCATGTGGTTCCGCTTCGACATGGTGCCCGCCGTGTGCATGGGCCTGGCGACCCTCTGGTACCGGCGCCACCCGGCCGCCTGCGGGGCGGCGATCGCCGTGGGGGCGTCGATCAAGCTGTGGCCGGCCCTGCTGATCCTCCCGATGATCGGTCGCAACCGCCCGGCGACCCGCAGACTCGTCTCCTTCGCCGTCACCGGGGGCTTCCTGGCCCTGGCGTCACTGGTGACCACCTCCTGGTCCAGGCTCGTCTCCCCCCTCACCTGGCAGTCCGACCGCGGACTCCAGATCGAGTCGGTGCCCGCCTCGATACCGATGATCCAGAGGCTCTTCGAGAGCGCCGGCGAGCACGTGGTCGCCATGAGCCGGTTCAACGCCTACGAGATCACCGGCCCCGGGGTGAGCCTGTGGACCGCGCTGTCGAGCCTCCTGATGGCCGTCGCGGTCGGTGTGGCGGTCATTCTGGGGGTGACCTCCTGGCAGCGCGACGGGCTCAGCCACCGGACCGTCGCCCTGGCCTCGACCGTCATCATCGGCGCCCTCATCGTCTCGAACAAGACCCTCTCCCCCCAGTACTTCGTGTGGTGGGGGGCCGCGATGGCAGTTCTTCTGGACGGTTTCTCGGGTGAGCCGGAGGCACCCGAGGCCTCCCTGATCCGGGTCCGGCGGACCGGCGCGGTGGCCGCCGGGGCCCTCTTCCTCACCGGGGTGCTCACCCAGTGCGTCTACCCGCTCAGCTACGGCCATGTCATCGGCACCCCGCCCCAGGGCTGGGCGATCTCGCTGCTCGTGGCCCGCAATGCCATGGCCCTGCTCACCGTGGCCGTGGCCGGGATCGCCCTGCGCCGCTCCCTGGCCGACACCAGGCCGCTCCCGGAGCCCGTCGCCGACACGCTTCCAGAGAAAATTGGGAACGCCGCCCGCTCCCTATAG
- the thrB gene encoding homoserine kinase, whose amino-acid sequence MSSSGATVSVRVPATSANLGPGYDCMGLSLDLWDEVTVTTREAPGVNITVTGEGHDTVPHDESHLVVTTLRQGLVDLGYDRPDIGLDLSARNRIPHSRGLGSSAAAIASGLFLAWGLARPGEDPDRDLLLTMATAIEGHPDNAAPAILGGAQVAWVQDGQVRHIRLDVLPEVSFRVHVPDRHVPTALARHVLPVDVPRADAIHQVLASTLLVTALTSAPQHLLAATRDWIHQPYRRPLMPESADLMDRLRWAGVPAVISGAGPTVLAMGTAEMLAAARSVDDAGFMVDDLSLGGAAQLVETR is encoded by the coding sequence ATGAGCTCGTCGGGCGCGACGGTCTCGGTCCGGGTTCCCGCCACCTCGGCGAATCTGGGCCCCGGCTATGACTGCATGGGGCTGTCCCTGGACCTGTGGGACGAGGTCACGGTGACCACCCGCGAGGCCCCCGGGGTGAACATCACCGTCACCGGGGAGGGTCACGACACGGTGCCCCACGACGAGTCCCATCTGGTGGTGACCACGCTGCGTCAGGGGCTGGTGGATCTGGGATACGACCGGCCCGACATCGGACTGGACCTGTCGGCGCGCAACCGGATCCCGCACAGCCGGGGCCTCGGATCCTCGGCCGCCGCGATCGCCTCCGGACTCTTCCTGGCCTGGGGGCTCGCACGCCCCGGCGAGGATCCGGACCGAGACCTGCTGCTGACGATGGCCACCGCCATCGAGGGGCACCCCGACAACGCCGCCCCGGCGATCCTGGGCGGCGCCCAGGTGGCCTGGGTCCAGGACGGCCAGGTGCGTCACATCCGTCTCGACGTCCTGCCCGAGGTGAGCTTCCGGGTCCACGTCCCCGACCGCCATGTGCCCACCGCACTGGCCCGTCACGTGCTCCCGGTCGACGTGCCGCGCGCCGACGCCATCCACCAGGTGCTCGCCTCGACCCTGCTGGTCACAGCCCTCACCTCGGCCCCCCAGCACCTTCTGGCGGCCACCAGGGACTGGATCCACCAGCCCTACCGCAGGCCTCTCATGCCGGAATCGGCCGATCTGATGGACCGGCTGCGCTGGGCCGGCGTCCCGGCCGTCATCTCGGGTGCCGGGCCCACCGTGCTGGCGATGGGGACGGCGGAGATGCTGGCGGCCGCGCGCTCGGTCGATGATGCCGGATTCATGGTCGACGATCTGTCCCTGGGCGGGGCCGCCCAACTCGTCGAGACCCGCTGA
- a CDS encoding LOG family protein — protein MTDSQGVSCGTPDDQIADELRGVLAEAGITRNRKLVRRILETGLGLGTDGASRLDLKIASAALAEMREAFGLFAPFARTPKVTIFGSARARFDSPAYQQTRNVSAALAERGWMVVTGAGPGIMQAAAEGAGAQHSLGVSIRLPFEEKPNSSIEGSRNVAMKYFFTRKLMLVKESHGFVYVPGGFGTLDELFELLTLQQTGKSEPTPIVLLDEPGGRLWHGLRAFAQEQLLPAGVISPDDFDRVLLTDSVAAAADEITGFWRNYDSLRWAGDRLVLRLRAEPTAAEIAGLDDSFSDLLTSGGFQSRGPLRREIRDHDRLDLPRLVCHFDPFKVGSLYRLIRALNALDSAPRSGSPDHLR, from the coding sequence ATGACCGATTCACAAGGCGTGTCATGCGGTACTCCCGACGACCAGATTGCCGATGAGCTCCGGGGCGTTCTCGCCGAGGCCGGCATCACCCGGAACAGGAAACTCGTCAGACGCATCCTCGAGACCGGCCTCGGGCTGGGGACCGACGGCGCCTCCCGCCTCGATCTCAAGATCGCCAGCGCGGCCCTGGCGGAGATGCGCGAGGCCTTCGGCCTCTTCGCGCCCTTCGCACGGACCCCGAAGGTGACCATCTTCGGTTCGGCCAGGGCCAGGTTCGACAGCCCCGCCTACCAGCAGACCCGCAACGTCTCGGCCGCCCTCGCCGAGCGCGGCTGGATGGTCGTCACCGGGGCCGGGCCCGGCATCATGCAGGCGGCGGCCGAGGGGGCCGGCGCGCAGCATTCGCTGGGGGTCTCCATCCGACTGCCCTTCGAGGAGAAGCCGAACTCCTCCATCGAGGGGAGCCGGAATGTCGCGATGAAGTACTTCTTCACGCGCAAGCTGATGCTCGTCAAGGAATCCCACGGATTCGTCTACGTCCCCGGCGGATTCGGCACCCTCGACGAGCTCTTCGAACTGCTCACCCTCCAGCAGACCGGCAAGTCAGAGCCGACGCCCATCGTCCTTCTCGACGAGCCCGGCGGCCGGTTGTGGCACGGTCTGCGGGCCTTCGCGCAGGAGCAGCTCCTTCCGGCCGGGGTAATCTCCCCCGACGACTTCGACCGGGTCCTGCTCACCGACTCGGTGGCGGCCGCGGCCGACGAGATCACCGGGTTCTGGCGCAACTACGACTCCCTGCGATGGGCGGGCGACCGCCTCGTGCTGAGACTGCGGGCCGAGCCCACCGCCGCGGAGATCGCCGGCCTCGACGACTCCTTCTCAGACCTGCTGACCTCCGGAGGGTTCCAGTCGCGCGGGCCGCTGCGCCGGGAGATCAGGGATCACGACCGCCTCGATCTTCCGCGTCTGGTCTGCCATTTCGACCCCTTCAAGGTCGGCTCGCTGTACCGGTTGATCCGCGCCCTCAACGCGCTGGACAGCGCACCGAGGTCCGGAAGTCCCGACCACCTGCGCTGA
- the prfA gene encoding peptide chain release factor 1 yields the protein MRLRRDEIDRELSSAEVLGDPSAMRRLSRERARLGHVLAAADRAASLADDEAAAGELAAEDESFTAEHDAMAADLERARAELTELLAPSDPLDDEDALVEIHSGEGGEESALFAADLLRMYHRYAESVGWRIEELDSQPTDLGGFRSVTVAVRGTVERPAYGTLKFEAGVHRVQRIPVTESQGRVHTSAVGVLVMPDVDAEQVDLDPADVRVDVFRSSGPGGQGVNTTDSAVRLTHIPTGIVVSCQNERSQLQNKEQAMRMLRANLAALAAEEAADEATRMRREQVRSVDRSARIRTYNYPENRLTDHRIGFKSHRLDAILDGDLGELETALHSDEVARRMAAARAGEGR from the coding sequence ATGCGCCTGCGCCGCGATGAGATCGACCGGGAGCTGTCCAGCGCGGAGGTCCTCGGCGATCCCTCGGCGATGAGGCGGCTGTCCAGGGAGCGGGCCCGGCTGGGGCATGTGCTGGCCGCCGCAGACCGCGCCGCGAGCCTGGCCGATGACGAGGCCGCCGCGGGCGAGCTGGCCGCCGAGGATGAGAGTTTCACCGCCGAGCACGACGCCATGGCGGCCGATCTGGAGCGGGCCAGGGCCGAACTCACCGAGCTGCTGGCCCCCTCGGACCCCCTCGACGACGAGGACGCCCTGGTGGAGATCCACTCCGGGGAGGGCGGCGAGGAGTCGGCCCTGTTCGCCGCCGACCTGCTGCGGATGTATCACCGGTACGCCGAGTCCGTGGGCTGGCGGATCGAGGAGCTGGACTCCCAGCCCACCGATCTGGGCGGATTCCGGTCGGTGACGGTGGCGGTGCGCGGCACCGTCGAGCGTCCCGCCTACGGCACCCTGAAGTTCGAGGCCGGCGTGCACCGGGTGCAGCGCATCCCCGTGACCGAGTCCCAGGGGCGGGTCCACACCTCGGCGGTGGGGGTGCTCGTGATGCCCGACGTCGACGCCGAGCAGGTCGACCTGGACCCCGCCGATGTGCGCGTCGACGTCTTCCGCTCCTCGGGCCCGGGCGGCCAGGGGGTCAACACCACCGATTCCGCTGTCCGCCTCACGCATATCCCCACCGGCATCGTGGTGAGCTGTCAGAACGAGCGCTCGCAGCTTCAGAACAAGGAGCAGGCGATGCGGATGCTGCGCGCCAATCTCGCCGCCCTGGCCGCCGAGGAGGCCGCCGACGAGGCCACCCGGATGAGACGCGAACAGGTGCGGTCGGTCGACCGGTCCGCCCGGATCCGCACCTACAACTACCCGGAGAACCGGCTCACCGATCACCGCATCGGCTTCAAGAGCCATCGCCTGGACGCCATCCTGGACGGCGACCTCGGCGAGCTCGAGACGGCCCTGCACTCCGACGAGGTGGCCCGCCGGATGGCCGCCGCGCGCGCCGGGGAGGGCCGGTGA
- the rpmE gene encoding 50S ribosomal protein L31, whose protein sequence is MKQGIHPEYHLTTVTCTCGNTFTTRSTAPSGTLSADVCAKCHPFYTGKQKILDTGGRVARFERRYGKAGKKN, encoded by the coding sequence ATGAAGCAGGGCATCCACCCCGAGTACCACCTGACCACGGTCACGTGCACCTGTGGCAACACCTTCACCACCCGCAGCACCGCCCCCTCGGGGACGCTGAGTGCCGATGTGTGCGCCAAGTGCCATCCGTTCTACACCGGCAAGCAGAAGATCCTCGACACTGGTGGCCGGGTCGCCCGCTTCGAGCGCCGCTACGGCAAGGCGGGCAAGAAGAACTGA